A part of Penaeus vannamei isolate JL-2024 chromosome 1, ASM4276789v1, whole genome shotgun sequence genomic DNA contains:
- the Pldn gene encoding biogenesis of lysosome-related organelles complex 1 subunit 6 isoform X2, which translates to MISETMASQAVRERNPHQENLNIAAAVNGSGKCEIPPSLAALTSVICTHQNKLKPIEAKLKELLQHQQVLAEGLHGENDRFKEVEATFNLPALFAEVSIYSQKLTRLKAEMNSISERTTRIKRRAIRLQQQQQQKALNQEQARAEQAEREKHLIAKPAWASPSDGQ; encoded by the exons ATG ATTTCAGAAACAATGGCTAGTCAAGCAGTTAGGGAGAGAAACCCCCATCAGGAGAATTTAAACATTGCAGCAGCAGTGAATGGATCAGGGAAATGCGAGATCCCACCTTCTTTAGCTGCATTAACGTCTGTCATCTGTACTCACCAAAACAAGTTGAAGCCAATTGAAGCCAAGTTAAAGGAGCTTTT ACAACATCAGCAGGTATTAGCAGAGGGTCTGCATGGTGAGAATGACCGGTTTAAGGAAGTTGAAGCTACCTTCAATTTGCCGGCATTg TTTGCCGAAGTATCAATTTATTCCCAAAAGCTGACAAGACTTAAAGCAGAGATGAATAGCATATCTGAAAGAACAACAAGAATTAAG AGGAGAGCTATTCGcctgcaacagcaacagcagcagaaagCCTTGAACCAAGAGCAAGCCCGGGCTGAGCAAGCCGAGCGTGAAAAGCACCTCATTGCAAAACCAGCCTGGGCCTCACCATCGGACGGACAGTGA
- the Pldn gene encoding biogenesis of lysosome-related organelles complex 1 subunit 6 isoform X1 has protein sequence MPLPHGGHTLVFGISETMASQAVRERNPHQENLNIAAAVNGSGKCEIPPSLAALTSVICTHQNKLKPIEAKLKELLQHQQVLAEGLHGENDRFKEVEATFNLPALFAEVSIYSQKLTRLKAEMNSISERTTRIKRRAIRLQQQQQQKALNQEQARAEQAEREKHLIAKPAWASPSDGQ, from the exons ATGCCTCTCCCGCATGGTGGTCATACACTCGTGTTTGGT ATTTCAGAAACAATGGCTAGTCAAGCAGTTAGGGAGAGAAACCCCCATCAGGAGAATTTAAACATTGCAGCAGCAGTGAATGGATCAGGGAAATGCGAGATCCCACCTTCTTTAGCTGCATTAACGTCTGTCATCTGTACTCACCAAAACAAGTTGAAGCCAATTGAAGCCAAGTTAAAGGAGCTTTT ACAACATCAGCAGGTATTAGCAGAGGGTCTGCATGGTGAGAATGACCGGTTTAAGGAAGTTGAAGCTACCTTCAATTTGCCGGCATTg TTTGCCGAAGTATCAATTTATTCCCAAAAGCTGACAAGACTTAAAGCAGAGATGAATAGCATATCTGAAAGAACAACAAGAATTAAG AGGAGAGCTATTCGcctgcaacagcaacagcagcagaaagCCTTGAACCAAGAGCAAGCCCGGGCTGAGCAAGCCGAGCGTGAAAAGCACCTCATTGCAAAACCAGCCTGGGCCTCACCATCGGACGGACAGTGA
- the Pldn gene encoding biogenesis of lysosome-related organelles complex 1 subunit 6 isoform X3 gives MISETMASQAVRERNPHQENLNIAAAVNGSGKCEIPPSLAALTSVICTHQNKLKPIEAKLKELLQHQQVLAEGLHGENDRFKEVEATFNLPALFAEVSIYSQKLTRLKAEMNSISERTTRIKRRAIRLQQQQQQKALNQEQARAEQAEREKHLIAKPAWASPSDGQ, from the exons atG ATTTCAGAAACAATGGCTAGTCAAGCAGTTAGGGAGAGAAACCCCCATCAGGAGAATTTAAACATTGCAGCAGCAGTGAATGGATCAGGGAAATGCGAGATCCCACCTTCTTTAGCTGCATTAACGTCTGTCATCTGTACTCACCAAAACAAGTTGAAGCCAATTGAAGCCAAGTTAAAGGAGCTTTT ACAACATCAGCAGGTATTAGCAGAGGGTCTGCATGGTGAGAATGACCGGTTTAAGGAAGTTGAAGCTACCTTCAATTTGCCGGCATTg TTTGCCGAAGTATCAATTTATTCCCAAAAGCTGACAAGACTTAAAGCAGAGATGAATAGCATATCTGAAAGAACAACAAGAATTAAG AGGAGAGCTATTCGcctgcaacagcaacagcagcagaaagCCTTGAACCAAGAGCAAGCCCGGGCTGAGCAAGCCGAGCGTGAAAAGCACCTCATTGCAAAACCAGCCTGGGCCTCACCATCGGACGGACAGTGA